From the Streptomyces pluripotens genome, one window contains:
- a CDS encoding MBL fold metallo-hydrolase encodes MPIHRVRPDISVLNDSLEVPGIGHLPVNAFVLFASQPVVVDSGLGLPDRNFVEVVGSVLDPADVRWIWLTHPDRDHTGGIFDLLAAAPEARVVTTFLSVGFMSCERPLPLDRLHLINPGQSLDVGDRTLTAFRPPLFDNPSTVGFFDDRTGVCFSSDCFGGPMLSAELAQADHVGAVDEEDLRAAQLLWATVDSPWVQNVDVEKFRGSFQPIRDREPELVLSTHLPPAPGMAATMTDRLASVAGASAFVGPDQEALEQMLAGFEPGGGGQPAP; translated from the coding sequence ATGCCGATTCACAGGGTCCGCCCGGACATCAGCGTCCTGAACGACAGCCTTGAGGTGCCGGGAATCGGTCACCTCCCGGTGAACGCCTTCGTGTTGTTCGCCTCCCAGCCCGTTGTGGTAGACAGCGGGCTCGGGCTACCCGACCGGAACTTCGTGGAGGTGGTCGGATCCGTGCTGGATCCCGCTGACGTGCGATGGATCTGGCTCACCCACCCGGACCGGGATCACACGGGTGGGATCTTCGACCTGCTGGCCGCGGCGCCTGAGGCGCGTGTGGTGACCACGTTCCTGTCCGTGGGGTTCATGTCCTGTGAACGGCCACTGCCGCTCGACCGCCTCCACCTGATCAACCCGGGACAGTCCCTGGACGTCGGCGACCGTACCCTCACGGCGTTCAGACCACCCCTGTTCGACAATCCGAGCACGGTCGGATTCTTCGACGACCGGACGGGAGTCTGCTTCAGCTCCGACTGCTTCGGTGGGCCGATGCTGAGCGCCGAACTGGCGCAAGCCGATCATGTCGGTGCGGTCGACGAAGAGGACCTGCGGGCCGCACAGTTGCTGTGGGCCACGGTCGACAGCCCGTGGGTGCAGAACGTGGATGTCGAGAAGTTCCGGGGCAGCTTCCAGCCAATACGGGACCGGGAGCCCGAGCTCGTCCTCTCCACACATCTGCCGCCGGCCCCGGGGATGGCCGCCACGATGACGGACAGACTGGCTTCGGTGGCCGGGGCCTCGGCGTTCGTGGGGCCGGACCAGGAAGCGCTGGAGCAGATGCTGGCCGGGTTCGAACCGGGTGGCGGAGGTCAGCCTGCGCCCTGA